In the Desulfovibrio sp. genome, one interval contains:
- a CDS encoding competence/damage-inducible protein A encodes MKAEIISVGTELLLGHTINTDATHVARELSALGLDLLQVHTVGDNPQRLEKALREALVRAEVVITTGGLGPTEDDLTKETVALVANAPLEEHADSMARLREYFGTRPMSANQAKQAMLPRGAVAFPNLAGTAPGCATPAGDGRWVLMLPGPPSELLPMLRDSAVPFLQRMSGAVIASFMVKTFGIGEGIAALRIAELTGGANPTAATYAGDAEMFVRVTAKAQDAAAAEALAAPMVAEVHRLLGDVVYGVNVAGLEAVVVSKLARLGKTVSTAESCTGGLLAKRITDQPGSSDVFGYGMVTYANEAKQRMLGVQEYLLRTHGAVSPEVARAMARGAREFSGADYGIGITGIAGPGGGTPQKPVGLVYIALSDEENIWVRVMRPQGRYLGREWTRRLASSHALDMLRRCLAGLPVEDQWSLDPA; translated from the coding sequence ATGAAGGCGGAAATCATATCGGTAGGCACAGAGCTGCTGCTGGGGCATACAATCAACACCGATGCCACCCATGTGGCGCGCGAGCTCTCTGCCCTCGGCCTTGATCTGTTGCAGGTGCATACGGTGGGCGATAATCCGCAGCGGCTGGAAAAAGCCCTGCGCGAAGCCCTTGTGCGCGCGGAAGTTGTGATAACCACGGGCGGCCTTGGCCCCACAGAAGACGATCTGACCAAGGAAACCGTGGCTCTTGTGGCCAATGCGCCGCTTGAGGAGCATGCTGACAGCATGGCCCGCCTGCGAGAATATTTCGGCACGCGCCCCATGTCTGCCAACCAGGCCAAACAGGCCATGCTGCCTCGTGGAGCCGTGGCTTTTCCCAATCTGGCAGGTACCGCGCCGGGGTGCGCCACGCCAGCGGGCGACGGGCGCTGGGTGCTCATGCTGCCAGGGCCGCCATCCGAGCTGTTGCCCATGCTGCGCGATAGCGCCGTGCCATTTTTGCAGCGCATGAGCGGGGCTGTCATTGCCTCATTTATGGTAAAAACCTTTGGCATCGGCGAGGGCATTGCCGCCCTGCGCATAGCAGAGCTGACAGGTGGGGCCAATCCCACGGCGGCCACCTACGCGGGCGATGCGGAAATGTTTGTGCGCGTGACGGCCAAGGCGCAGGATGCCGCCGCAGCCGAGGCCCTGGCAGCACCCATGGTAGCCGAAGTGCACAGGCTGCTGGGTGATGTTGTTTATGGTGTGAACGTTGCCGGGCTCGAAGCCGTGGTTGTGTCGAAGCTGGCGCGGCTTGGCAAAACTGTTTCCACGGCGGAATCGTGCACCGGCGGCCTGCTGGCAAAGCGTATCACTGATCAGCCAGGTTCTTCAGATGTTTTTGGTTACGGCATGGTAACCTACGCCAACGAGGCCAAGCAGCGCATGCTTGGCGTGCAGGAGTACCTGCTGCGTACCCACGGCGCGGTAAGCCCCGAAGTGGCGCGGGCCATGGCCCGTGGCGCGCGCGAATTCAGCGGCGCGGATTATGGCATTGGCATAACCGGCATTGCCGGCCCCGGCGGTGGCACCCCGCAAAAGCCTGTGGGCCTTGTATACATTGCCCTGAGTGATGAGGAAAATATCTGGGTGCGCGTCATGCGCCCGCAGGGAAGGTATCTGGGGCGTGAATGGACGCGCCGTCTGGCATCAAGCCACGCGCTGGACATGCTGCGTCGCTGCCTTGCCGGTCTGCCGGTCGAAGACCAGTGGAGTCTTGACCCGGCCTAG
- a CDS encoding DUF190 domain-containing protein has protein sequence MNGFRLTFYTQQGRTHNHVSIAEWLLREAKAIGVEGATFAAAQGGYGRDGKYHSARFFDVGEQPMEVTMAVSPEHSEQLFARIEQEKLQIFYMKIPVEFGITCTEKN, from the coding sequence ATGAACGGTTTCAGACTGACCTTTTATACACAGCAGGGTCGCACGCACAATCACGTGAGCATTGCGGAATGGCTGCTCAGGGAGGCCAAGGCCATAGGCGTTGAAGGCGCAACTTTTGCCGCCGCGCAGGGCGGCTACGGTCGAGACGGCAAATATCACAGCGCGCGCTTTTTTGACGTGGGTGAACAGCCCATGGAAGTGACCATGGCAGTGAGCCCGGAACACAGCGAGCAGCTTTTTGCCCGCATCGAACAGGAAAAATTGCAAATCTTCTATATGAAGATTCCTGTGGAATTTGGCATCACGTGCACTGAAAAAAACTAG
- the crcB gene encoding fluoride efflux transporter CrcB: MQRRGITAATASQNTGLPTDNGHPAERTYVMVKNVLVITLGAGAGACLRWVLSMLLNSIFPAIPMGTVAANFIGGFGIGLSLGVFNAMPGLAPEWRLFIITGFLGGLTTFSTFTAEIGTLLQEQRLGMAAGAITLHVCGSLICFFMGLGAVSLLKSLFR; encoded by the coding sequence ATGCAACGCCGGGGCATAACCGCTGCCACGGCAAGCCAGAACACGGGGTTGCCCACAGACAACGGTCACCCCGCAGAGCGGACATACGTCATGGTCAAAAACGTTCTTGTCATTACCCTGGGGGCCGGAGCCGGAGCCTGCCTTCGCTGGGTGCTCTCCATGCTGCTCAATTCCATATTTCCCGCCATCCCCATGGGCACGGTGGCCGCCAACTTTATCGGCGGGTTTGGCATTGGGCTGTCGCTGGGTGTATTCAATGCCATGCCGGGTCTGGCACCTGAATGGCGGCTGTTTATCATCACGGGCTTTCTGGGCGGGCTCACGACCTTTTCGACCTTTACGGCAGAAATTGGCACACTGCTGCAGGAGCAACGCCTCGGCATGGCGGCCGGGGCCATTACCCTGCACGTCTGCGGCTCGCTGATCTGCTTTTTCATGGGGCTTGGCGCCGTATCGCTTCTCAAATCCCTTTTTCGCTAG
- a CDS encoding O-acetylhomoserine aminocarboxypropyltransferase/cysteine synthase family protein, which produces MNENKKPRFETLQVHAGQEQPDQATGARAVPIYQTTSFVFDDCAHAEARFNLSNAGNIYSRLTNPTQDAFEQRVAALEGGVAALATASGAAAVSYALQNLARTGDHIVAEKTLYGGTYNLLAHTLKAWGIDTTFVDPDEAGAFERAITPRTKAIFIETLGNPHSNLVDMEALANLAHSNGIPLVVDNTFATPWLLRPIEHGADIVVHSATKFMGGHGTTLGGVIVDGGKFDWEASGKFAHLCEPDPSYHGLSFSRAVGPAAFAVRARAILLRDLGATLSPFNAFMLLQGLETLSLRVERHVSNALAVVQYLANHPRVERVNHPSLPASPSHELYKRYFPRGGGSIFTFEVKGGADEAKAFIDRLQVFSLLANVADAKSLVIHPASTTHSQLTEAELAETGILPNTVRLSIGIEHVDDIIEDLAQALG; this is translated from the coding sequence ATGAACGAAAACAAAAAGCCGCGCTTTGAGACCCTTCAGGTTCATGCGGGGCAGGAACAGCCGGATCAGGCCACTGGCGCACGTGCCGTGCCCATCTATCAGACGACATCATTTGTATTTGACGACTGTGCGCACGCTGAGGCCCGCTTTAACCTCAGCAACGCTGGCAACATATACAGCCGCCTTACCAACCCCACACAGGATGCCTTTGAACAGCGTGTAGCCGCCCTTGAAGGCGGTGTGGCCGCTCTGGCCACGGCCAGCGGCGCGGCAGCCGTAAGCTACGCCCTGCAGAATCTGGCGCGCACGGGTGACCACATTGTGGCGGAAAAAACCCTGTACGGCGGAACCTACAACCTGCTGGCGCACACGCTCAAGGCCTGGGGCATAGACACCACATTTGTGGACCCAGACGAAGCGGGAGCCTTTGAGCGCGCCATTACGCCGCGCACCAAGGCCATATTTATCGAAACCCTGGGCAACCCGCACAGTAACCTTGTGGATATGGAAGCGCTGGCCAACCTCGCCCACAGCAACGGTATTCCGCTGGTTGTGGACAATACCTTTGCAACGCCCTGGCTGTTGCGGCCCATCGAGCACGGGGCGGACATTGTCGTGCATTCGGCCACAAAATTTATGGGCGGCCACGGCACAACCCTTGGCGGCGTGATTGTCGATGGCGGCAAGTTTGACTGGGAGGCCTCGGGCAAATTCGCGCATCTGTGCGAGCCAGACCCCAGCTATCATGGGCTGAGTTTTTCGCGTGCGGTGGGGCCTGCGGCTTTTGCGGTGCGCGCCAGAGCCATACTGCTGCGCGATCTGGGCGCGACCCTGTCGCCCTTCAATGCATTTATGCTTTTGCAGGGTCTTGAGACCCTTTCGCTGCGGGTTGAACGCCACGTAAGCAATGCCCTGGCGGTTGTGCAGTACCTTGCCAACCACCCCCGCGTTGAACGTGTCAACCACCCCAGCCTGCCCGCAAGCCCGAGTCACGAGCTGTACAAGCGCTACTTTCCCAGGGGGGGCGGGTCCATCTTTACGTTTGAGGTCAAGGGCGGCGCGGACGAAGCCAAGGCCTTTATCGACAGGTTGCAGGTGTTCTCGCTGCTGGCAAACGTGGCCGACGCCAAATCGCTGGTTATCCACCCTGCGTCCACCACGCATTCACAGCTCACCGAAGCAGAACTGGCCGAAACAGGTATCCTGCCCAACACGGTCAGACTGTCCATAGGCATCGAGCACGTGGACGACATTATTGAAGACCTGGCCCAGGCTCTGGGCTAG
- a CDS encoding symporter codes for MNFRDLIMVMSSLLSMAAGVFLPQVAEPLAAMPRLILIFMLYMSFLAVGMEALVREIRHMTGTVCLLITLRLLALPLLCLAVFRLVMPQFALGAFLLGAAPVGVMAAVFSLMVGANTAMILVANMATSLLLPASLPALLSATDAGLRMLGLPPLDMPAHLELGHMSLSLCVTILVPFAAAHLTRIHLDSLRNTLLRWQFPLITVSIVVSNIAIFSHYGDLLRQSPELLLKSLAAASLLCLIMTLAAMPLSRRMSRQVGMAYLISFGVINNVLIMIVCMEFFSATEAIMAAAYLAPLYVLLFYYRLCSRKKR; via the coding sequence ATGAATTTCCGCGACCTTATCATGGTCATGTCTTCGCTGCTTTCCATGGCGGCGGGCGTGTTTTTGCCGCAAGTGGCAGAACCGCTTGCCGCCATGCCGCGCCTTATTCTCATTTTCATGCTTTATATGAGTTTTCTGGCTGTGGGTATGGAAGCGCTGGTGCGCGAAATACGCCACATGACCGGCACTGTCTGCCTGCTTATCACCCTGCGCCTGCTGGCGCTGCCCCTGCTGTGCCTTGCGGTTTTCCGGCTGGTCATGCCGCAGTTTGCCCTGGGAGCCTTTTTGCTTGGCGCGGCCCCGGTGGGCGTGATGGCCGCTGTTTTTTCGCTGATGGTGGGGGCCAACACGGCCATGATTCTTGTGGCGAACATGGCCACATCACTGCTGCTGCCTGCCAGCCTGCCCGCCCTGCTCTCTGCCACCGATGCAGGTCTGCGCATGCTTGGCCTGCCCCCGCTCGACATGCCGGCGCATCTGGAACTGGGGCACATGAGCCTGTCGTTGTGTGTGACCATTCTTGTGCCCTTTGCCGCCGCCCACCTCACACGCATCCATCTGGACAGTCTGCGTAACACTCTGCTGCGTTGGCAGTTTCCGCTGATCACTGTTTCCATAGTGGTTTCCAACATTGCCATTTTCAGCCATTACGGTGACCTGTTGCGGCAGTCGCCCGAGCTGCTGCTCAAGTCGCTGGCGGCGGCCTCGCTGCTGTGCCTTATCATGACCCTGGCCGCAATGCCGCTGTCCCGCCGCATGAGCAGGCAGGTGGGCATGGCCTATCTTATTTCGTTTGGCGTCATCAACAACGTATTGATCATGATCGTGTGCATGGAATTTTTTAGCGCTACCGAGGCCATCATGGCTGCGGCCTATCTGGCCCCCCTGTACGTATTGCTGTTTTATTACCGCCTGTGCAGCCGCAAAAAGCGCTGA